Proteins encoded by one window of Streptacidiphilus sp. PB12-B1b:
- a CDS encoding cystathionine gamma-synthase, whose product MSSSEQHYAFETLAIHAGQEADPQTGAVVTPIYQVSTYKQDGVGGLRGGYEYSRSANPTRTALEQNLAALDGGRRGLAFASGLAAEDCLLRTVTKPGDHIVIPNDAYGGTFRLFAKVLTRWGVEWSVANTHDPESVRAQVRPNTKVIWVETPSNPLLGITDVSAVAHIAHESGALLVVDNTFASPYLQQPLALGADVVVYSTTKYMGGHSDVVGGALVAGDVTLGDELAYHQNAMGAVAGPFDAWLVMRGIKTLGVRMDRHSENAARVADFLAGHAKVSEVLYPGLPSHAGHEIAAKQMKAFGGMVSFRHKDGEEAAVQVCNRAELFTLGESLGGVESLIEHPGRMTHASVAGSPLEVPADLVRLSVGIESVGDLLADLAQALG is encoded by the coding sequence ATGAGCAGCAGTGAGCAGCATTACGCCTTCGAGACCCTTGCCATCCATGCGGGCCAGGAGGCCGACCCGCAGACCGGTGCCGTGGTCACCCCCATCTACCAGGTCTCGACCTACAAGCAGGACGGCGTCGGCGGCCTGCGCGGCGGTTACGAGTACAGCCGTTCCGCGAACCCGACGCGTACCGCACTGGAGCAGAACCTCGCCGCCCTGGACGGCGGACGCCGGGGCCTGGCGTTCGCCTCGGGCCTCGCGGCCGAGGACTGCCTGCTGAGGACGGTCACCAAGCCGGGCGACCACATCGTCATCCCGAACGACGCGTACGGCGGCACCTTCCGGCTGTTCGCCAAGGTGCTGACGCGCTGGGGTGTCGAGTGGTCCGTGGCGAACACGCACGACCCCGAGTCGGTCCGCGCGCAGGTGAGACCCAACACCAAGGTCATCTGGGTGGAGACGCCGAGCAACCCGCTGCTCGGCATCACCGATGTGTCCGCGGTGGCCCACATCGCGCACGAGTCCGGCGCGCTGCTGGTCGTCGACAACACCTTCGCCAGCCCCTACCTGCAGCAGCCGCTGGCCCTGGGCGCGGACGTCGTCGTCTACTCGACCACCAAGTACATGGGCGGACACTCGGACGTCGTCGGCGGCGCGCTGGTGGCGGGGGACGTGACGCTGGGCGATGAGCTGGCGTACCACCAGAACGCGATGGGTGCGGTGGCCGGCCCCTTCGACGCGTGGCTGGTGATGCGCGGCATCAAGACCCTGGGCGTGCGGATGGACCGGCACAGCGAGAACGCGGCCCGGGTCGCCGACTTCCTGGCCGGGCACGCCAAGGTCTCCGAGGTGCTGTACCCGGGGCTGCCCTCGCACGCGGGCCACGAGATCGCGGCGAAGCAGATGAAGGCGTTCGGCGGGATGGTCTCGTTCCGGCACAAGGACGGCGAGGAGGCGGCGGTCCAGGTCTGCAACCGCGCTGAACTCTTCACGCTGGGCGAGTCGTTGGGCGGTGTGGAGTCGCTGATCGAGCACCCGGGGCGGATGACGCACGCCTCGGTGGCCGGTTCGCCGCTGGAGGTCCCGGCCGATCTGGTCCGGCTCTCGGTCGGCATCGAGTCGGTCGGCGACCTGCTCGCCGACCTCGCCCAAGCGCTGGGCTGA
- a CDS encoding MarR family winged helix-turn-helix transcriptional regulator, which yields MRPVSEPSASSPSSASSSPSDEELYEAMQYQVALFARRAERVRMGGIGEQHNSMDRAAYLLLNRLEREGPVGVKALAQAMGIDSSTVTRQVAPLVESALVDRVPNPNDGRAVLLELSPGGLQRLHEVRASRQALMRELVSTWPQADREQFCALLTRFNASMRDFNPAIGLEG from the coding sequence ATTCGACCCGTGTCCGAACCCTCGGCATCCTCACCGTCCTCGGCATCCTCGTCGCCGTCGGACGAGGAGCTGTACGAGGCGATGCAGTACCAGGTCGCGCTGTTCGCCCGGCGGGCCGAGCGGGTGCGCATGGGCGGGATCGGCGAGCAGCACAACTCCATGGACCGGGCCGCCTACCTGCTGCTGAACCGTCTGGAGCGGGAAGGCCCGGTGGGCGTGAAAGCGCTGGCGCAGGCCATGGGCATCGACTCGTCCACGGTGACCCGGCAGGTCGCGCCGCTGGTCGAGAGCGCCCTGGTGGACCGGGTGCCCAACCCCAACGACGGCCGGGCGGTGCTGCTGGAGCTCTCCCCGGGCGGGCTGCAGCGGCTGCACGAGGTGCGGGCGTCGCGGCAGGCGCTGATGCGGGAGCTGGTCTCGACCTGGCCGCAGGCGGACCGGGAGCAGTTCTGTGCCCTGCTCACCCGCTTCAACGCGTCCATGCGCGACTTCAACCCGGCCATCGGCCTTGAGGGTTGA
- the ilvA gene encoding threonine ammonia-lyase, protein MSSWPITLDDVRGAHKMLAGLARVTPMEGSRHLSALIGAPVQLKCENLQRTGSFKLRGAYVRIAGLSPVERAAGVVAASAGNHAQGVALAATTLGVRSTVFMPVGAPLPKVAATRDYGAEVRLHGENFDATLDAALDYADATGAVVIHPFDHEDVVAGQGTVGLEILEQCPEVRTILVGVGGGGLLAGVATAVKALRPDVRVIGVQAAGAAAYPPSLRAGRPVSLEGFSTMADGIQVGRPGDIPFEIINRLADGMLTVSETSLAQALLICLERAKLVVEPAGASTVAALLEHGTELEGPVVAVLSGGNIDPLLMQRVLRHGMVAAGRYLSLRLRITDRPGALAALLGALGRVDANVVDVAHGRIDPKLDLGEAEVDLHLETKGPEHCAAVVSELRASGYTVLHQS, encoded by the coding sequence ATGAGTTCTTGGCCGATCACCCTGGACGACGTACGCGGCGCCCACAAGATGCTTGCCGGTCTCGCCCGGGTCACTCCGATGGAGGGCAGCCGTCACCTCTCGGCGCTGATCGGCGCTCCGGTCCAGCTGAAGTGCGAGAACCTGCAGCGCACCGGTTCGTTCAAGCTGCGCGGCGCGTACGTCCGGATCGCCGGGCTCAGCCCGGTGGAGCGCGCCGCCGGGGTCGTCGCCGCCAGCGCCGGGAACCACGCCCAGGGCGTCGCCCTGGCCGCGACCACGCTGGGCGTGCGCTCCACCGTCTTCATGCCGGTGGGCGCGCCGCTGCCCAAGGTGGCCGCGACCCGCGACTACGGCGCGGAGGTCCGGCTGCACGGCGAGAACTTCGACGCGACCCTGGACGCCGCGCTGGACTACGCCGACGCGACCGGCGCGGTCGTCATCCACCCCTTCGACCACGAGGACGTGGTCGCCGGGCAGGGCACGGTCGGCCTGGAGATCCTGGAGCAGTGCCCGGAGGTGCGGACGATCCTGGTCGGCGTCGGCGGCGGGGGCCTGCTGGCCGGGGTCGCCACCGCCGTGAAGGCGCTGCGTCCCGACGTCCGGGTGATCGGCGTGCAGGCCGCCGGGGCCGCCGCGTACCCGCCCTCGCTGCGGGCCGGGCGGCCGGTCAGCCTGGAGGGCTTCTCGACGATGGCGGACGGTATCCAGGTGGGCCGTCCGGGTGATATCCCGTTCGAGATCATCAACCGGCTCGCGGACGGCATGCTGACCGTCAGCGAGACATCCCTCGCCCAGGCGCTGCTGATCTGCCTGGAGCGCGCCAAGCTGGTGGTCGAGCCCGCCGGGGCCAGCACGGTCGCCGCCCTGCTCGAACACGGGACCGAGCTGGAGGGCCCGGTAGTGGCGGTGCTGTCCGGCGGCAACATCGATCCGCTGCTGATGCAGCGCGTGCTGCGGCACGGCATGGTGGCGGCCGGACGCTACCTGTCGCTGCGGCTGCGGATCACCGACCGCCCGGGCGCGCTGGCCGCCCTGCTCGGCGCGCTCGGCCGGGTCGACGCCAATGTGGTGGACGTCGCCCACGGCCGCATCGACCCCAAGCTGGACCTCGGCGAAGCCGAAGTCGACCTTCATCTGGAAACCAAGGGTCCGGAGCACTGCGCCGCCGTAGTGTCTGAGCTACGCGCCTCGGGATACACGGTCCTGCACCAGAGCTGA
- a CDS encoding ATP-binding cassette domain-containing protein: MAAAAISAEGLVKTFGDVRALDGVSLDVPEGTVLGLLGPNGAGKTTTVRVLTTLLRPDSGRAVVAGVDVLKNPHQVRSLIGLSGQYAAVDEYLTGRENLQMVGELYQMSARDAKARALELLEWFNLSEAANRTAKTYSGGMRRRLDLAAALVVRPPVMFLDEPTTGLDPRNRMALWEVIETLVAQGTTLLLTTQYLEEADRLAHDIAVVDHGRVIARGTADQLKAQIGGERVEVVVQDQRDLGEAVAALTPYAKGEPTVEQHTRRITVPVSGGARVLADVIRELDARDIVIHDIGLRRPTLDDVFLALTGHATMGDDDENSPATEATGRDEGAVRDDRDATEALDDPKARDLR; the protein is encoded by the coding sequence ATGGCTGCAGCAGCCATATCCGCCGAGGGACTGGTGAAGACCTTCGGCGACGTACGCGCCCTCGACGGCGTCAGCCTCGACGTCCCCGAGGGCACCGTCCTCGGCCTGCTCGGGCCCAACGGCGCGGGCAAGACCACCACCGTCCGGGTCCTCACCACGCTGCTGCGACCCGACTCCGGGCGCGCGGTCGTGGCCGGGGTGGACGTCCTGAAGAATCCGCACCAGGTCCGCAGCCTGATCGGGCTGTCCGGTCAGTACGCCGCCGTGGACGAGTACCTCACCGGCCGCGAGAACCTGCAGATGGTCGGCGAGCTGTACCAGATGAGCGCCCGCGACGCGAAGGCCCGCGCGCTGGAGCTGCTGGAGTGGTTCAACCTCTCCGAGGCCGCCAACCGCACCGCGAAGACGTACTCCGGCGGCATGCGCCGCCGCCTCGACCTGGCCGCCGCGCTGGTCGTCCGGCCCCCGGTGATGTTCCTGGACGAGCCCACCACCGGGCTCGACCCGCGCAACCGGATGGCGCTGTGGGAGGTCATCGAGACGCTGGTGGCGCAGGGCACCACGCTGCTGCTCACCACCCAGTACCTGGAGGAGGCCGACCGGCTCGCCCATGACATCGCCGTGGTCGACCACGGCAGGGTCATCGCCCGGGGCACCGCCGACCAGCTGAAGGCGCAGATCGGCGGCGAGCGGGTGGAGGTCGTCGTCCAGGACCAGCGCGACCTCGGCGAGGCCGTCGCCGCGCTCACCCCGTACGCCAAGGGCGAGCCGACGGTCGAGCAGCACACCCGCAGGATCACCGTCCCGGTCAGCGGCGGCGCCCGGGTGCTCGCCGACGTGATCCGCGAGCTGGACGCCCGCGACATCGTCATCCACGACATCGGCCTGCGCCGCCCCACCCTGGACGACGTCTTCCTCGCCCTGACCGGCCACGCCACCATGGGCGACGACGACGAGAACAGCCCGGCCACCGAAGCGACCGGCCGCGACGAGGGCGCCGTCCGCGATGACCGGGACGCCACCGAGGCCCTGGACGACCCGAAGGCGAGGGACCTGCGATGA